A stretch of Octopus bimaculoides isolate UCB-OBI-ISO-001 chromosome 23, ASM119413v2, whole genome shotgun sequence DNA encodes these proteins:
- the LOC106869012 gene encoding transcription elongation factor A protein 1 translates to MGCEDEVLKIGKKLEKMISSGTSDHAASVDLLKSLQDLPMTLDVLQKTRIGMTVNNFRKSSNADEVISLSKALIKSWKKLLPGESTNSKSSSSSSQSSARSNSVNKTDESSRDSTDSNSHDVNKKMEGDAKGGQSGTKPNDTSDPIRLKCRELLFNALKVDNPPPGVKPMPEIASEIEDSIYQEFRNTDMKYKNRVRSRVANLKDPKNPQLRESVLQGIIDPCRMAGMTAEEMASDAMKLLRSKLTKEAINEHQIAQTSGSVTDLIKCGKCKKTNCTYNQVCWNFYALIDAIKLVFHLCYLLEYFSILWTSTFHPLFMLFVTLYQTGFISSCSEFISYSS, encoded by the exons GACCATGCTGCTTCAGTAGACCTCCTCAAATCCTTACAGGATTTACCTATGACTCTAGATGTGCTCCAG AAAACCAGAATTGGAATGACAGTAAATAACTTCCGTAAGTCCAGTAATGCCGATGAGGTGATCAGTCTGTCCAAGGCATTGATTAAAAGTTGGAAGAAACTCTTACCAGGAGAAAGCACAAATTCCA aatcatcatcatcatcatcacagtcttCTGCTAGAAGCAACAGTGTCAACAAAACAGATGAATCTTCACGTGACAGCACGGACAGTAATTCTCATGATGTCAACAAGAAAATGGAAGGTGATGCCAAAGGTGGCCAGTCTGGCACTAAACCAAATGACACAAGTGACCCTATACGTCTCAAATGCCGGGAGCTTCTCTTCAATGCTTTAAAAGTAGACA ATCCCCCTCCTGGTGTCAAACCAATGCCTGAAATTGCTTCAGAAATTGAAGATT CTATCTACCAAGAATTCCGAAACACTGACATGAAGTACAAAAATCGTGTTCGAAGTCGTGTGGCCAATCTAAAGGATCCGAAGAACCCTCAACTGCGGGAAAGTGTGTTGCAGGGCATCATCGACCCCTGTCGAATGGCTGGAATGACCGCTGAG GAGATGGCCAGTGACGCTATGAAGTTATTGCGGAGCAAATTAACCAAAGAAGCCATTAATGAACATCAGATAGCTCAGACATCTGGAAGTGTCACTGATCTCATTAAATGTGGCAAGTGTAAGAAGACAAACTGTACATATAACCAGGTCTGTTGGAATTTTTATGCATTAATCGATGCCATAAAACTTGTCTTTCATCTTTGTTACTTGTTggaatatttctctattttatggACTTCCACCTTCCATCCTCTTTTCATGTTATTTGTAACTTTGTACCAAACAGGTTTTATCTCCtcctgttctgagttcatatcctattCAAGCTAA